The following DNA comes from Plasmodium vivax chromosome 11, whole genome shotgun sequence.
TGAACAATTTGGTAAAATTCCTTTTGTTAAAGATCTTATTAAAGcaagggaagaagcaaacaaaaaaatccccaattttaaatgtacatCACACTTTGATGAGAAGGCTAGCTTAGATGAATTaatcaaaaggaaaatttcttatatttatctaAACAAATATGATGAGATTAAACAAAATGTTAATGCTAACACTAAAGATAAATGTAATAGCTATGTTACATATCTTAATTATATTGACTCGTTGTATAAAAAGTATAAGAATAGTGACTGTAacgtttcattttttacgcctACACCTAAGTACGCTGATTGTTCATATTCTGCTAAATATGACCCAAAGGATCTCATATATAAAGCAAATCAGTGCAAAGCTAAAGCAACTGGAAGTAGTGACACTTCATTTTTCGGTTTTCTTTTGGGGGATTCGTCACCTCGACAATCCGCAAATGTCAAAGGTGCACCAACCCAAGCGCAAGCAAGGGTTGCAAATGTAGACACTAAAGTGTCTGGAACTGGCAAAAGTTTATCAGCTGATGGCTCTCAAAGGGATAAAGAAACGAAAGGATTAGCAGGAATTACAGTAGGTGGAGATGGATCGAGAGGTTTATCAAGTTCAACAAGGTCATCAGGTTTAGAAAGTTCAGTAAATAAAGGAGGTTCAGCACGTCCAGGTGTTGAAGCAACAAGACGTGATACTGCATTAACTGGAGTGGGAGTGCCTGGACAGGGGGTTCATACAGTAAGAGAATATGCTTCAGAGACTAGTAGTGATGCAGCCCCTGCGATCATCACGATTCCTCCTAGTACTTTAGAAACGGTGAATGAACAGTCAGACTCAAACTATATTCGAAACATCGTCATGGCTGCTGCTATAGTTGGAACAGTTCTCTTCCTTATCATTTACAACAGAGTAATTGCACATTTGGTTTTATGAAATATGAATATTGTGTTAGTAgctataatttaattttct
Coding sequences within:
- a CDS encoding variable surface protein Vir12-related (encoded by transcript PVX_124705A), translated to MAQPSNADLEKALQDLKLNNIYETFFVKNKTSKFDSLCSTLSSHEKKYAGVKELCSKLVLFSEKIAEHKNATERINYCSYLPYWLYGEVGKIYKEKPSEQFGKIPFVKDLIKAREEANKKIPNFKCTSHFDEKASLDELIKRKISYIYLNKYDEIKQNVNANTKDKCNSYVTYLNYIDSLYKKYKNSDCNVSFFTPTPKYADCSYSAKYDPKDLIYKANQCKAKATGSSDTSFFGFLLGDSSPRQSANVKGAPTQAQARVANVDTKVSGTGKSLSADGSQRDKETKGLAGITVGGDGSRGLSSSTRSSGLESSVNKGGSARPGVEATRRDTALTGVGVPGQGVHTVREYASETSSDAAPAIITIPPSTLETVNEQSDSNYIRNIVMAAAISSGLKSRFPKRKRKKKIFEHNYYEEYEKELARYESENESLDSQSDRYYLNYQSDQNSYY